From Synchiropus splendidus isolate RoL2022-P1 chromosome 10, RoL_Sspl_1.0, whole genome shotgun sequence, the proteins below share one genomic window:
- the LOC128766404 gene encoding LOW QUALITY PROTEIN: NACHT, LRR and PYD domains-containing protein 12-like (The sequence of the model RefSeq protein was modified relative to this genomic sequence to represent the inferred CDS: substituted 1 base at 1 genomic stop codon), giving the protein MDTSQSRELLPGVDREEEEAPPSKAPLGEDHGSQTRAQRSKPLTSEAAGRQHGPAPSCESLKSDASMGRYIDFRGGQDHQRRSRFKQEKPEESELSCVSLKSDASMDLLIDFKGGQEPSGEREDRQVSDVLSLQCVQQHQTDLDFTLQLLEETVMALVKKEVRRVQRFLSPDDPKYQDDEEEVKVNCDEEQMRSSREAFLDFIMNLLRSMEEEELAGRVWSISPAGGCAGRLKRSLQKKFHSVFEGVAKAGNSAPLNQIYTELYITEGGTDQVNQEHEVRQIEAATRNQTRAETTIKQEDLFKASPEREGPIRSLLTKGVAGIGKTLLTQKLTLDWAEDKAHQNFQLMFPFTFRELNLLKEKKLSLVELVHRFFPETKESGLSSFERVQVLFILDGLDECXLPLDFNSRVLTEATESTSVDVLLTNLIRGKLLPSAHLWITTRPAAANQIPPECVDMVTEVRGFTDLQKEEYFRKRFRDEEQTTIISHIRSSRSLYIMCHIPIFCWITATVLEDMLKSRETRQLPKTLTEMYIHFLVVQAKVKKIKYHGGAGTDTVWDPESRKMIESLGKLAFEQLQRGNLIFYESDLTECGIDITAAAVYSGVFTQIFRQERGLYQDKVFCFIHLSLQEFLAALHVRLMFFNSGVVLLDSQQTSVLTRLFRNKSVPAHFYQRAINEAVESPNGHLDLCLRFLLGLSLQSSQSLLPGLLTQIGSSSWTRQDTAELIKKKISEKVSPERIINLFHCLSEVKDTSLVEQVQQQLRSGRLSTDQLSPAQWSTLAFILLSSEEDLEVFDLKKYSASEEVLERLLPVVQASKEVLLRDCQLSERSGSLLSSVLSSPSSRLTQLDLSWNRDLKDPGVKLLSAGLKSPHCHLETLSLSCCELSERSGSLLSSVLSSPSSRLTQLDLSYNYDLKDPGVELLSAGLKSPHCHLETLSLSWCQLSERSGSLLSSVLSSPSSRLTQLDLSYNYDLKDPGVELLSAGLKSPHCHLETLSLSWCWLSERSGSLLSSVLSSPSSRLTQLDLSYNENLEDPGVELLSAGLKSPYCPLETLSLSGCRISERGCASLASALTSNPSHLRELDLSFNHPGGPGLELLSAGLESPDWRLETLRLDHCGPQTLTSGLKRYFRPLSLDPDTAHQRLLLSNNNHMVELVTEDQEYLDHPDRFERCPQVVSRDAVTGVCYWEVEWRGRVSVAVTLRRDGGKEDESEFGQNRYSWSLSCSDDAGYKVCHNKTETVIESSDVSHRVGVLLNAPAGFLHFYRVSSGARPRLCSFFTSTEPLYLGFGLREAPGSGSSVCVCVCEA; this is encoded by the exons atggacacaagtcAGAGCAGAGAGCTGCTCCCAG gtgtggacagagaggaggaggaagctcctccctctaaagcccctctgggtgaggaccatggcagccagaccagagctcagag ATCAAAGCCACTCAcatcagaagctgctggacgacAACATGGACCTGCTCCCAGCTgtgagtctctgaagagtgatgcGTCGATGGGAAGATATattgacttcagaggaggacaggaccatcagaggaggagcag GTTTAAACAGGAGAAACCAGAAGAGTCTGaactcagctgtgtgtctctgaagagtgatgcGTCGATGGATCTTCTTATTGATTTCAAAGGTGGACAAGAGCCTTCAGGAGAAAG agaggatCGGCAGGTCTCAGATGTTCTgagtctccagtgtgtccagcagcatcagacagatctggactTCACACTTCAG cTGCTTGAGGAGACAGTCATGgccctggtgaagaaggaagtgaggagagtccaaaggttcctcagtccagatgatcccaaataccaggatgatgaggaagaggtgaaggtgaattgtgatgaggagcagatgaggagcagcagagaagctttcctggacttcatcatgaacctcctgaggagcatggaggaggaggagcttgctgGTCGAgtgtggagca tAAGTCCTGCTGGAGGGTGTGcaggacgactgaagaggagcctgcagaagaagttccatagtgtgtttgagggggtggctaaagcaggaaactccgcccctctgaatcagatctacacagagctctacatcactgaggggggcacagaccaggtcaaccaggaacacgaggtccgacagatcgaagcagcaaccaggaaccagaccagagcagAAACTACCATCAAacaagaagacctctttaaagcctcacctgagagagagggaccaatcaggagcctgctgacgaagggcgtggctggcattgggaagaccctcctgacacagaagctgactctggactgggctgaagacaaagcccaccagaacttccagctcatgtttcctttcaccttcagagagctgaacctgctgaaagagaagaagttgagtttggtggaacttgttcatcgcttctttcctgaaaccaaagaatcaggactcagcagctttgaacgagtccaggttctgttcatcttggacggtctggacgagtgttgactccctctggacttcaacagtcgggtcctgacagaagctacagagtccacctcagtagacgtcctgctgaccaacctcatcagggggaagctgcttccctcagctcacctctggataACCAcccgacctgcagcagccaatcagatccctcctgagtgtgtggacatggtgacagaggtcagagggttcactgacctccagaaggaggagtacttcaggaagaggttcagagatgaggagcagaccaccatcatctctcacatcaggagctcacgaagcctctacatcatgtgtcacatccccatcttctgctggatcactgccacagttctggaggacatgttgaagagcagagagaccagacagctgcccaagaccctgactgagatgtacatccacttcctggtggttcaggccaaagtcaagaagatcaagtaccatggaggagctgggacagacacagtttgggatcctgagagcaggaagatgattgagtctctgggaaaactggcttttgagcagctgcagagaggaaacttgatcttctatgaatcagacctcacagagtgtggcatcgacatcacagctgctgcagtttactctggagtcttcacacagatcttcagacaggagagaggactgtaccaggacaaggtcttctgcttcatccacctgagtcttcaggagtttctggctgctcttcatgtccgcCTGAtgttcttcaactctggagttGTTCTGCTTGATTCACAACAAACATCTGTACTGACAAGACTCTTTAGAAACAAAAGTGTTCCAGCACATttctaccagagagcaataaatgaagctgtagaaagtccaaatggacatctggacttgtgcctgcgcttcctcctgggtctttctctgcagagcagccagagtctccttccaggtttgttgacacagataggaagtagctcctggacccgtcaggacacagcagagctcatcaagaagaagatcagtgagaaagtgtctccagaaagaatcatcaatctgttccactgtctgagtgaagtgaaggacacttctctagtggagcaggtccaacagcagctgagatcaggacgtctctccacagatcaactgtctcctgctcagtggtccaccctggccttcatcttactgtcctcagaggaagatctggaggtgtttgacctgaagaaatactctgcttcagaggaggttcttgagaggctgctgcctgtggtccaagcttcaaaggAAGTTCT acttagagactgtcagctgtcagagagaagtggttcccttctgtcctcagtcctcagctctccgtcctctcgtctgacacaactggatcTGAGCTggaacagggacctgaaggatccaggagtgaagctgctgtctgctggactgaagagtccacactgtcacctggagactctcag cctgagctgctgtgaactgtcagagagaagtggttcccttctgtcctcagtcctcagctccccgtcctctcgtctgacacaactggacctgagctacaactatgacctgaaggatccaggagtggagctgctgtctgctggactgaagagtccacactgtcacctggagactctcag cctgagctggtgtcagctgtcagagagaagtggttcccttctgtcctcagtcctcagctctccgtcctctcgtctgacacaactggacctgagctacaactatgacctgaaggatccaggagtggagctgctgtctgctggactgaagagtccacactgtcacctggagactctcag cctgagctggtgttggttgtcagagagaagtggttcccttctgtcctcagtcctcagctctccgtcctctcgtctgacacaactggacctgagctacaacgagaacctggaggatccaggagtggagctgctgtctgctggactgaagagtccataCTGTcccctggagactctcag tctgtcagggtgtaggatctcagagagaggctgtgcttctctggcctcagctctgacctctaacccctcccatctgagagagctggacctgagcttcaaccatccaggaggaccaggactggagctgctgtctgctggactggagagtccagactggaggctggagactctcag gctggatcactgtggaccacagaCGTTAACATCTGGACTGAAGAGAT acttccgtccactctcactggacccagacacagctcaccagcgcctcctactgtccaACAACAACCACATGGTGGAGCTAGTGACGGAGGATCAGGAGTATCTGGACCATCCCGACAGGTTTGAGCGGTGTCCTCAGGTGGTGAGCAGAGACGCTGTGACTGGTgtctgttactgggaggtggagtggagaggaagagtttctgtggccgtgactctcaggagagacggagggaaagaagatgagtctgagtttggacagaaccgttattcctggagtctgagctgctctgatgatgcTGGATATAAAGTCTGTCACAATAAGACAGAAACTGTCATCGAGAGCTCAGACGTCTCTCACAGAGTTGGAGTGTTGCTGAACGCACCTGCTGGATTTCTTCACTTCTACAGAGTCTCCTCTGGAGCCCGGCCTCGTCTctgctccttcttcacctccactgaacctctgtacctgggatttggactcagagaggctcctggttctggttcctcagtgtgtgtgtgtgtgtgtgaggcctgA